GTTATCGCCCCTACCCGtgtccgcctcctcctctccgacgGCCACTCCTGCTACCGCCCCCGCCGCACTGGTGAGCGCAAGCGCAAGTCCGTCCGCGGCTGCATCGTCGGTGCCGATCTCTCCGTCCTCGCTGTCGCTATTGTCAAGCAGGGTGAGCAGGATATCCCCGGTCTCACCGACACCGTTCACCCCAAGCGCCTCGGCCCCAAGCGTGCCACCAAGATCCGCCGCTTCTTCGGCCTCAGCAAGGATGACGATGTATGTGCTACCTTCTCGGTCATATCCGTCATCGCCTACCCTTGAGCTTTGAGGATTAGACATCCCAAATTTCGGGTAGAGTCTGAGTGCTAATATCTGTCGAAACTAGGTTCGCAAGTACGTCATTCGTCGCGAGGTCACCCCCAAGGGTGAGGGCAAGAAGACCTACACCAAGGCTCCCCGCATCCAGCGTCTCGTCACTCCCCAGCGCCTCCAGCACAAGCGTCACCGCATTGCGCTCAAGCGCCGCCAGgccgagaaggtcaaggatGAGGCCGTACGTATTTCGTACTCTAGGGATGATTTTGCAACATGTACTGACTATCAGCACAGAATGAGTATGCTGCTATCCTGGCCAAGCGTGTcaccgaggccaaggccgccAAGGTTGATGCTCGCAAGCGCAGAGCTTCCTCTATGCGCAAGTAAAGAATGAGTGTTGTTTAATGGGTCTCTCGGGTTGCTTTGGGAAAATGGGTACGGCGTGCTGGCTGGCCGGCTCATCTGCGAACGTGTAAATGGCTTTAGAAACGGTCTTCACGAATGTCAGCATGAGTCTCTTTGAGAATCACCTCAACGGCGTTTTTGTTCCACCGGGAAGGCGTGTGGTTGAGCGACGGAAGAGAAACCATGAATACCCTTTTCGACTTGCTCATATAGACCCATGCAGCCAAAAATTGTGAAACTGTGATACCCTATGTTTTTGGTGATTCTTGTCCCTGGTGATGCAGCAGTCTACTATTGAGAGCTATGATACTTGGACGCTGCTCTGTTTCTGAATGCAGCATGGTTTCAAGAAATAGACGGCTTCTcgaaggaaagaaaaacaaggATATGCAACCCTGCAGATCCATGAGTGCACGTAAGCAGGTTGTATTGGGCATAACCGCGGACTCTCTTGCCTGGCAGACCTCCTGGCTAGGTATAGTTTCCGAAGGCGCTTTCTGTTGGGACTTTGGCGTCGGGTTGAACCCATTCATGCTGCCTGTGGTAGGTTCAGCCAACTTATGTCAGGCGTAAGCCAGGTGTGCT
The window above is part of the Podospora bellae-mahoneyi strain CBS 112042 chromosome 3, whole genome shotgun sequence genome. Proteins encoded here:
- the RPS6 gene encoding 40S ribosomal protein S6 (COG:J; EggNog:ENOG503NUD1) produces the protein MKLNISYPANGSQKLIDIEDERKLRPFLEKRMGAEVPADSLGDEWKGYIFRITGGNDKQGFPMKQGVIAPTRVRLLLSDGHSCYRPRRTGERKRKSVRGCIVGADLSVLAVAIVKQGEQDIPGLTDTVHPKRLGPKRATKIRRFFGLSKDDDVRKYVIRREVTPKGEGKKTYTKAPRIQRLVTPQRLQHKRHRIALKRRQAEKVKDEANEYAAILAKRVTEAKAAKVDARKRRASSMRK